A window of Synchiropus splendidus isolate RoL2022-P1 chromosome 9, RoL_Sspl_1.0, whole genome shotgun sequence contains these coding sequences:
- the LOC128765262 gene encoding kinase non-catalytic C-lobe domain-containing protein 1 isoform X1 has product MAHCVSSHSFRLRFVAEWQLCPLANVLAFPIRSAKTGRSRGRGAAWIFIGHRLSRTAAISHRRVECPSVAAKQPSTEVGEMESHVSDAVPFMARTEERDGCLDLEHLPPLLEDEENVSLADLLSLRDRCLSEEEVWAVCAECVLALQSIRPSHLFHTLCITPDTLAFNAHGNVCFMEQLSDDPEGSFVPPEFDSTGSTFEGHVYSLGSTLSAALNFVIEPELEAELGEEMQKLLEQMQEEKPEDRPLLQDVLSLALTRLSDTSSTAVCRKLSSVGRRVLSIESVSTFQDGQQGTWEARWQHSKPRCLLKRLSSDDATDDSDEFVRSHCLSRQQVCAGWDSTLWAEDLDSTSGRSGIMNDSLDCRSFNNSPVRRRVQQKPKGALNRSCSVPDSNNPPCPSPPTPGDISIPVCDLTEIGTDEHSSCASMWSSRLQRLERGLSCDPDYLSNSTSDTQTSQENLDATESACQEDTSFQADLKISNQDLTYSSSSCLDCDSPVDQRSLNNLYDSNNFMTKSMLCLNEESQDEWISLRELLTRSGLRLTVNELWALCYTCLSSLQTYIDFPAYLCLDTVFVGCEGEMLFLRPKNLGSRDDFFLAPEYQEHGIVTEKACVYGVAAILWAAAKFSLSPCQKLAIPHKLKRLLLEMAKRTPMERPSIITAKKCCRDYLTNQGTSAEAVWSELICRVHPPTSRAMDGEVLTAVGIPQSSSEESVQSISGFVPMATESRLAPVPGPVPYSCPAHEELRLPEAFTSSATHFAPIILTCHDQSGEDRSLGEAIEEVVDGFTHSFKHMEDASHHFAVNTEADVLTEVPVHPPLVNSTFMPSDDKASFISASAPDISRLSVSPLSSNLISHSVFNNYLFCQHPTTGRLSLVPIQVQAPKSFPGLEINLSLSEQALQGLITNPEGTDGAFIACQSVLMKDEPRIYAQPSPCFKDSSSIFDGNTPTAYDEHTIPRSQDEITPESGSSGVLPALQEVIDLLKGEFSLNSRLDNEHQESPMGEYIFSLKDLPYQVFASVVKERFCHLYWEEDLLGVLHCLVNHSQAKLDSNKPLPSEAEESAETTRPSSAAVCEGNEDGCLHGCLDLNGNIQTVGPSAVDTRERRYEPTSHPEEEGVLQPELRSQPYYQGTERVGSNAGVMEAGEHSTGGSDESPSEAEYLSGGEAELCGSQDLQTSPACSEEMEDSDSLVSERLLSPGFRAEGPGLSFSPAWALALYGEDYFDQDVVKYAVNLGQHTGTPGLDVKTQELQQQLIIETRNLKRTRNFYQKLIQQERKNKGCESKVMLSKLKSQLEELRSKVVFLDSVKRYLEIQRIDQCGLDVSLLPSLVTTLSEESLALSFGTREGKSALQAGTPLGLMTYLYARNAAVEGYIQQFLYSFRFFCTPDQLLQFIVETYSSAARDGPDVSDDSSKILHRSLDLLHLWITDCKQVDFPVNSALRNELEDFLNTEVIPIDSRGEVILTALHSSPSDNWSKEQDGLVRYEEDDDSLKLYSSPEELGRRWRFSKVVEPSTPKDNAFSIAAALPVPCYSSLLDDLSNVCLPSDERVPFSQKDCSVQHVAQQLTLLQQELFQKCHPVHFLNSRTQGVGNKAVNPTKNASHHLSPVEGGSAPPSESDCFLPQLLSYADKVANWISGELVICDSVKTQVALLSKYLCVGKHCYESRNFATAMQVLRGLENVIVKQLPAWKHLSAKVLEILEELQAVQVFLKSDDLCLMGGEHRRRRPTLPAAHILAMHVQQLEIGAFALTSGAYKWTKLKGIAKVVSQVHAFQETAFPYKSDWKLQAYLRHRIAQLGNSDIHLLAAGNNANFQQSTERQTKKIQDTLRRVKATFQ; this is encoded by the exons ATGGCGCATTGTGTTTCAAGTCATTCATTTCGACTCCGTTTTGTTGCGGAGTGGCAGCTTTGTCCGCTCGCTAATGTGTTAGCATTTCCTATCAGGTCGGCTAAAACCGGACGAAGTCGAGGACGAGGCGCCGCTTGGATATTTAT TGGCCATCGACTGAGCAGGACTGCGGCGATCAGCCATAGGCGAGTGGAATGTCCTTCAGTGGCTGCGAAACAGCCGTCGACTGAAGTTGGTGAAATGGAGAGTCACGTCAGCGATGCCGTTCCCTTCATGGCCAGGACCGAGGAGAGAGACGGGTGTTTGGATCTGGAACACCTGCCTCCACTGCTGGAGGATGAG GAAAACGTGTCCTTAGCAGACCTCCTGTCGTTGCGGGATCGCTGCCTctcagaggaggaagtgtggGCAGTGTGTGCTGAGTGTGTTCTGGCCCTGCAAAGCATCCGTCCATCCCATCTCTTCCACACCCTGTGTATCACGCCGGACACTCTGGCCTTCAATGCTCATGGGAATGTTTGCTTCATGGAGCAGCTGAGTG ACGATCCTGAGGGCTCCTTTGTGCCTCCCGAGTTTGACAGCACAGGCAGCACTTTTGAG GGCCATGTTTACTCTCTGGGCTCGACACTTTCTGCGGCACTCAACTTTGTCATTGAGCCAGAGCTGGAAGCTGAGCTGGGAGAAGAAATGCAGAAGCTACTGGAGCAGATGCAGGAGGAAAAACCTGAGGATAGGCCTCTCCTGCAG GATGTCCTCTCCCTGGCTCTCACAAGACTGTCTGACACCTCATCTACAGCCGTGTGTCGCAAACTGTCCTCAGTGGGCCGGCGCGTTCTGTCAATCGAATCTGTGTCGACCTTTCAAG ATGGACAACAAGGCACCTGGGAGGCGAGATGGCAACACTCCAAGCCCAGATGTCTGCTGAAAAGATTGAGTTCCGATGATGCCACAGATGACTCGGATGAGTTTGTGAGGTCACATTGTCTTTCCAGGCAGCAG gTGTGCGCCGGCTGGGATTCCACTCTGTGGGCTGAGGATTTGGACAGTACCAGTGGTCGCAGCGGAATCATGAATGACAGCTTGGACTGCAGGTCCTTTAACAACTCCCCGGTGAGAAGACGAGTCCAGCAGAAACCCAAAGGAGCCCTCAACCGCTCCTGCTCCGTGCCAGACTCCAACAACCCCCCCTGTCCTTCCCCTCCAACGCCAGGAGACATCAGCATCCCTGTGTGTGACCTCACTGAAATAGGAACAGATGAACACTCGAGTTGTGCCTCAATGTGGAGCAGCAGACTCCAGAGACTCGAGCGAGGATTGTCCTGCGACCCTGACTACCTCAGCAACTCTACTAGTGACACGCAGACATCACAGGAGAACCTGGATGCTACAGAATCTGCATGTCAGGAGGACACAAGCTTTCAAGCAGATTTGAAGATCTCAAATCAGGATTTAACAtattcctcttcttcctgtctgGATTGTGATTCGCCTGTGGACCAGAGGTCATTGAACAACCTCTACGATTCAAATAACTTCATGACAAAGAGCATGCTGTGCCTTAATGAAGAATCTCAGGATGAG TGGATCTCGCTGCGTGAGCTTCTGACTCGCAGTGGCTTGAGGCTGACGGTTAATGAGCTCTGGGCTCTGTGTTACACCTGCTTGTCCTCTCTGCAGACCTACATCGACTTTCCAG catatttatgtttggacACGGTTTTTGTGGGCTGTGAGGGAGAGATGCTCTTCTTGAGGCCGAAAAATTTGG GATCCAGGGATGATTTTTTTCTCGCTCCTGAATATCAAGAGCATGGCATTGTGACTGAGAAG GCGTGTGTTTACGGAGTCGCTGCTATTCTGTGGGCCGCAGCCAAGTTCAGTCTCTCACCCTGTCAGAAGCTGGCAATACCTCACAAGCTCAagaggctgctgctggagatggCAAAGAGGACTCCCATGGAGAGACCCTCCATCATCACAGCTAAGAAg TGCTGTCGTGACTACTTGACAAACCAGGGAACAAGTGCTGAGGCAGTGTGGAGCGAGCTCATCTGTCGAGTTCACCCG CCCACCTCCAGGGCCATGGATGGGGAGGTACTGACTGCAGTTGGCATTCCTCAGAGCTCAAGTGAGGAGTCTGTGCAGAGCATCAGTG GCTTTGTTCCCATGGCCACTGAGAGCCGACTGGCTCCTGTTCCTGGCCCTGTTCCCTACAGCTGTCCAGCCCACGAGGAACTCCGTCTCCCAGAAGCCTTCACTTCCTCAGCCACACACTTCGCCCCCATTATCCTGACCTGCCACGACCAGTCGGGAGAGGACCGAAGCCTTGGAGAAGCCATTGAAGA GGTTGTGGATGGATTCACTCACAGCTTCAAGCATATGGAAGACGCAAGCCATCATTTTGCCGTGAACACTGAAGCTGATGTACTCACAGAAGTACCTGTTCATCCGCCACTCGTAAATTCAACTTTTATGCCTTCGGATGACAAGGCCTCGTTCATCTCTGCTTCTGCACCTGATATTTCTCGTCTCAGTGTCTCACCGTTATCCTCGAACCTCATCAGCCACAGCGTTTTCAACAACTATCTCTTCTGTCAGCATCCCACCACAGGACGTCTTTCTTTAGTGCCCATCCAGGTCCAGGCTCCTAAATCCTTCCCTGGGTTGGAGATAAATCTCTCCCTGTCTGAGCAGGCTTTGCAGGGACTGATCACAAATCCTGAGGGCACTGATGGGGCTTTCATCGCCTGTCAGAGTGTACTCATGAAGGACGAGCCCCGGATATACGCTCAGCCATCACCTTGTTTTAAAGACTCCTCCAGTATTTTCGACGGCAATACTCCCACAGCCTACGATGAACACACAATTCCAAGATCACAGGATGAGATTACACCTGAGTCAGGATCCTCTGGAGTTCTACCCGCCCTGCAGGAGGTGATCGATCTGCTCAAGGGGGAGTTTTCACTTAATAGCCGGCTGGATAATGAACACCAGGAATCCCCCATGG GGGAGTACATCTTTTCTCTGAAGGACCTCCCGTATCAAGTCTTTGCCAGTGTTGTTAAAGAAAGATTCTGCCATTTGTATTGGGAAGAAGATTTACTGGGAGTGCTGCACTGTCTGGTGAACCACAGCCAAGCCAAACT AGACTCTAACAAGCCGCTTCCATCAGAGGCGGAGGAAAGTGCTGAAACCACTCGACCCTCCAGCGCCGCCGTCTGTGAAGGCAACGAAGACGGCTGTTTACATGGTTGTCTGGACCTGAATGGAAACATTCAAACTGTTGGACCTTCAGCTGTTGACACTCGGGAAAGAAGATATGAGCCGACGTCTCATCCGGAGGAGGAGGGTGTGCTTCAGCCGGAGTTGAGATCGCAGCCTTACTATCAAG GCACCGAGAGGGTCGGTTCAAACGCTGGGGTCATGGAGGCTGGAGAGCACTCTACGGGAGGCAGCGATGAAAGCCCCTCTGAAGCCGAGTATCTGTCAGGCGGAGAGGCAGAGCTGTGCGGATCACAGGACTTGCAGACGAGCCCCGCTTGTTCTGAGGAGATGGAGGACAGCGACTCTCTGGTGTCAGAGAGACTCTTGTCTCCCGGATTCAGAGCCGAAGGACCTGGCCTGAGCTTCAGTCCCGCCTGGGCTTTAGCTCTCTATGGAGAGGACTACTTCGACCAGGATGTGGTCAAGTATGCCGTTAATCTGGGGCAACACACTGGAACACCAGGTCTGGATGTGAAAACACAG gagctgcagcagcagctgataaTCGAAACAAGGAACCTTAAGAGAACAAGAAATTTCTACCAGAAGCTGATCCAACAAGAGCGGAAAAATAAAG GTTGTGAGAGCAAAGTCATGCTGTCTAAACTGAAGTCACAGCTTGAAGAACTCCGGTCTAAAGTGGTCTTTCTAGATTCCGTCAAGCGATATCTTGAG ATCCAACGAATAGACCAGTGTGGACTGGATGTCTCTCTGTTGCCCTCCCTTGTCACCACTCTATCAGAGGAGTCTTTGGCCTTGAGCTTTGGAACCCGAGAAGGAAAAAGTGCCCTGCAAGCAGGAACTCCACTCGGCCTGATGACGTATCTCTACGCCAG AAACGCTGCAGTAGAGGGCTACATCCAGCAGTTCCTTTACAGTTTTCGTTTTTTCTGCACCCCTGatcagctgctgcagttcatCGTGGAAACCTATAGCAGTGCTGCAAG AGATGGACCAGATGTGTCAGACGACAGCTCCAAGATCCTCCACAGAAGCCTGGACCTGCTCCACTTGTGGATAACTGACTGTAAACAAGTGGACTTCCCGGTCAACTCCGCTCTTCGAAACGAATTGGAGGATTTCCTGAACACCGAG GTAATTCCCATTGACAGCAGAGGTGAGGTCATTCTCACGGCTCTTCACAGCTCTCCAAGTGACAACTGGAGCAAAGAACAAGATGGTCTCGTCAGatatgaggaagatgatgattcTTTAAAGCTCTACTCATCACCTGAAGAGCTCGGAAGAAGG TGGAGGTTCTCCAAGGTGGTGGAGCCGTCGACACCTAAAGACAACGCCTTCTCCATCGCTGCAGCATTGCCAGTTCCCTGCTACAGCTCCTTGCTGGACGATCTCTCCAACGTCTGTCTCCCTAGCGATGAGCGAGTCCCCTTCAGTCAGAAGGACTGCAGTGTCCAGCATGTAGCTCAGCAGCTCACCCTCCTGCAGCAG GAACTTTTCCAAAAATGCCACCCAGTTCATTTCCTCAACTCTCGAACACAAGGAGTGGGAAACAAAGCAGTCAATCCTACCAA GAATGCGTCTCACCACCTTTCACCAGTAGAGGGAGGCAGTGCACCTCCGTCTGAATCAGACTGTTTCCTCCCGCAGCTGCTCTCCTATGCAGACAAGGTGGCCAACTGGATCTCTGGTGAACTCGTCATCTGTGACTCTGTCAAG ACACAAGTCGCCCTGCTGTCCAAGTATCTGTGCGTCGGCAAGCACTGCTACGAGTCCAGGAACTTCGCCACTGCCATGCAGGTCCTGCGAGGACTGGAGAACGTGATCGTCAAGCAATTACCA GCTTGGAAACATCTGTCTGCTAAGGTGCTGGAGATCCTGGAGGAGCTGCAAgctgtgcag GTGTTTCTGAAAAGTGACGACTTGTGCCTGATGGGGGGAgagcacaggaggaggaggcccaccCTGCCGGCAGCTCACATCCTGGCCATGCACGTCCAGCAGCTGGAGATCGGCGCCTTCGCCCTCACCAGTGGAGCATACAAGTGGACCAAACTCAA GGGCATAGCCAAAGTGGTGAGTCAGGTTCACGCCTTTCAGGAGACGGCGTTCCCCTACAAATCGGACTGGAAGCTGCAGGCGTACCTCCGGCACCGCATCGCACAGCTGGGCAATTCGGATATTCACCTGCTGGCAGCTGGTAACAACGCGAACTTTCAGCAGAGCACGGAGCGACAGACCAAGAAGATCCAGGACACGCTGAGGCGAGTGAAGGCCACCTTCCAATGA
- the LOC128765262 gene encoding kinase non-catalytic C-lobe domain-containing protein 1 isoform X2 — MAASDTGGRQHRPSSRRGCGHRLSRTAAISHRRVECPSVAAKQPSTEVGEMESHVSDAVPFMARTEERDGCLDLEHLPPLLEDEENVSLADLLSLRDRCLSEEEVWAVCAECVLALQSIRPSHLFHTLCITPDTLAFNAHGNVCFMEQLSDDPEGSFVPPEFDSTGSTFEGHVYSLGSTLSAALNFVIEPELEAELGEEMQKLLEQMQEEKPEDRPLLQDVLSLALTRLSDTSSTAVCRKLSSVGRRVLSIESVSTFQDGQQGTWEARWQHSKPRCLLKRLSSDDATDDSDEFVRSHCLSRQQVCAGWDSTLWAEDLDSTSGRSGIMNDSLDCRSFNNSPVRRRVQQKPKGALNRSCSVPDSNNPPCPSPPTPGDISIPVCDLTEIGTDEHSSCASMWSSRLQRLERGLSCDPDYLSNSTSDTQTSQENLDATESACQEDTSFQADLKISNQDLTYSSSSCLDCDSPVDQRSLNNLYDSNNFMTKSMLCLNEESQDEWISLRELLTRSGLRLTVNELWALCYTCLSSLQTYIDFPAYLCLDTVFVGCEGEMLFLRPKNLGSRDDFFLAPEYQEHGIVTEKACVYGVAAILWAAAKFSLSPCQKLAIPHKLKRLLLEMAKRTPMERPSIITAKKCCRDYLTNQGTSAEAVWSELICRVHPPTSRAMDGEVLTAVGIPQSSSEESVQSISGFVPMATESRLAPVPGPVPYSCPAHEELRLPEAFTSSATHFAPIILTCHDQSGEDRSLGEAIEEVVDGFTHSFKHMEDASHHFAVNTEADVLTEVPVHPPLVNSTFMPSDDKASFISASAPDISRLSVSPLSSNLISHSVFNNYLFCQHPTTGRLSLVPIQVQAPKSFPGLEINLSLSEQALQGLITNPEGTDGAFIACQSVLMKDEPRIYAQPSPCFKDSSSIFDGNTPTAYDEHTIPRSQDEITPESGSSGVLPALQEVIDLLKGEFSLNSRLDNEHQESPMGEYIFSLKDLPYQVFASVVKERFCHLYWEEDLLGVLHCLVNHSQAKLDSNKPLPSEAEESAETTRPSSAAVCEGNEDGCLHGCLDLNGNIQTVGPSAVDTRERRYEPTSHPEEEGVLQPELRSQPYYQGTERVGSNAGVMEAGEHSTGGSDESPSEAEYLSGGEAELCGSQDLQTSPACSEEMEDSDSLVSERLLSPGFRAEGPGLSFSPAWALALYGEDYFDQDVVKYAVNLGQHTGTPGLDVKTQELQQQLIIETRNLKRTRNFYQKLIQQERKNKGCESKVMLSKLKSQLEELRSKVVFLDSVKRYLEIQRIDQCGLDVSLLPSLVTTLSEESLALSFGTREGKSALQAGTPLGLMTYLYARNAAVEGYIQQFLYSFRFFCTPDQLLQFIVETYSSAARDGPDVSDDSSKILHRSLDLLHLWITDCKQVDFPVNSALRNELEDFLNTEVIPIDSRGEVILTALHSSPSDNWSKEQDGLVRYEEDDDSLKLYSSPEELGRRWRFSKVVEPSTPKDNAFSIAAALPVPCYSSLLDDLSNVCLPSDERVPFSQKDCSVQHVAQQLTLLQQELFQKCHPVHFLNSRTQGVGNKAVNPTKNASHHLSPVEGGSAPPSESDCFLPQLLSYADKVANWISGELVICDSVKTQVALLSKYLCVGKHCYESRNFATAMQVLRGLENVIVKQLPAWKHLSAKVLEILEELQAVQVFLKSDDLCLMGGEHRRRRPTLPAAHILAMHVQQLEIGAFALTSGAYKWTKLKGIAKVVSQVHAFQETAFPYKSDWKLQAYLRHRIAQLGNSDIHLLAAGNNANFQQSTERQTKKIQDTLRRVKATFQ; from the exons ATGGCAGCCTCCGACACCGGTGGCCGACAACACCGCCCCTCTTCACGCCGAGGATG TGGCCATCGACTGAGCAGGACTGCGGCGATCAGCCATAGGCGAGTGGAATGTCCTTCAGTGGCTGCGAAACAGCCGTCGACTGAAGTTGGTGAAATGGAGAGTCACGTCAGCGATGCCGTTCCCTTCATGGCCAGGACCGAGGAGAGAGACGGGTGTTTGGATCTGGAACACCTGCCTCCACTGCTGGAGGATGAG GAAAACGTGTCCTTAGCAGACCTCCTGTCGTTGCGGGATCGCTGCCTctcagaggaggaagtgtggGCAGTGTGTGCTGAGTGTGTTCTGGCCCTGCAAAGCATCCGTCCATCCCATCTCTTCCACACCCTGTGTATCACGCCGGACACTCTGGCCTTCAATGCTCATGGGAATGTTTGCTTCATGGAGCAGCTGAGTG ACGATCCTGAGGGCTCCTTTGTGCCTCCCGAGTTTGACAGCACAGGCAGCACTTTTGAG GGCCATGTTTACTCTCTGGGCTCGACACTTTCTGCGGCACTCAACTTTGTCATTGAGCCAGAGCTGGAAGCTGAGCTGGGAGAAGAAATGCAGAAGCTACTGGAGCAGATGCAGGAGGAAAAACCTGAGGATAGGCCTCTCCTGCAG GATGTCCTCTCCCTGGCTCTCACAAGACTGTCTGACACCTCATCTACAGCCGTGTGTCGCAAACTGTCCTCAGTGGGCCGGCGCGTTCTGTCAATCGAATCTGTGTCGACCTTTCAAG ATGGACAACAAGGCACCTGGGAGGCGAGATGGCAACACTCCAAGCCCAGATGTCTGCTGAAAAGATTGAGTTCCGATGATGCCACAGATGACTCGGATGAGTTTGTGAGGTCACATTGTCTTTCCAGGCAGCAG gTGTGCGCCGGCTGGGATTCCACTCTGTGGGCTGAGGATTTGGACAGTACCAGTGGTCGCAGCGGAATCATGAATGACAGCTTGGACTGCAGGTCCTTTAACAACTCCCCGGTGAGAAGACGAGTCCAGCAGAAACCCAAAGGAGCCCTCAACCGCTCCTGCTCCGTGCCAGACTCCAACAACCCCCCCTGTCCTTCCCCTCCAACGCCAGGAGACATCAGCATCCCTGTGTGTGACCTCACTGAAATAGGAACAGATGAACACTCGAGTTGTGCCTCAATGTGGAGCAGCAGACTCCAGAGACTCGAGCGAGGATTGTCCTGCGACCCTGACTACCTCAGCAACTCTACTAGTGACACGCAGACATCACAGGAGAACCTGGATGCTACAGAATCTGCATGTCAGGAGGACACAAGCTTTCAAGCAGATTTGAAGATCTCAAATCAGGATTTAACAtattcctcttcttcctgtctgGATTGTGATTCGCCTGTGGACCAGAGGTCATTGAACAACCTCTACGATTCAAATAACTTCATGACAAAGAGCATGCTGTGCCTTAATGAAGAATCTCAGGATGAG TGGATCTCGCTGCGTGAGCTTCTGACTCGCAGTGGCTTGAGGCTGACGGTTAATGAGCTCTGGGCTCTGTGTTACACCTGCTTGTCCTCTCTGCAGACCTACATCGACTTTCCAG catatttatgtttggacACGGTTTTTGTGGGCTGTGAGGGAGAGATGCTCTTCTTGAGGCCGAAAAATTTGG GATCCAGGGATGATTTTTTTCTCGCTCCTGAATATCAAGAGCATGGCATTGTGACTGAGAAG GCGTGTGTTTACGGAGTCGCTGCTATTCTGTGGGCCGCAGCCAAGTTCAGTCTCTCACCCTGTCAGAAGCTGGCAATACCTCACAAGCTCAagaggctgctgctggagatggCAAAGAGGACTCCCATGGAGAGACCCTCCATCATCACAGCTAAGAAg TGCTGTCGTGACTACTTGACAAACCAGGGAACAAGTGCTGAGGCAGTGTGGAGCGAGCTCATCTGTCGAGTTCACCCG CCCACCTCCAGGGCCATGGATGGGGAGGTACTGACTGCAGTTGGCATTCCTCAGAGCTCAAGTGAGGAGTCTGTGCAGAGCATCAGTG GCTTTGTTCCCATGGCCACTGAGAGCCGACTGGCTCCTGTTCCTGGCCCTGTTCCCTACAGCTGTCCAGCCCACGAGGAACTCCGTCTCCCAGAAGCCTTCACTTCCTCAGCCACACACTTCGCCCCCATTATCCTGACCTGCCACGACCAGTCGGGAGAGGACCGAAGCCTTGGAGAAGCCATTGAAGA GGTTGTGGATGGATTCACTCACAGCTTCAAGCATATGGAAGACGCAAGCCATCATTTTGCCGTGAACACTGAAGCTGATGTACTCACAGAAGTACCTGTTCATCCGCCACTCGTAAATTCAACTTTTATGCCTTCGGATGACAAGGCCTCGTTCATCTCTGCTTCTGCACCTGATATTTCTCGTCTCAGTGTCTCACCGTTATCCTCGAACCTCATCAGCCACAGCGTTTTCAACAACTATCTCTTCTGTCAGCATCCCACCACAGGACGTCTTTCTTTAGTGCCCATCCAGGTCCAGGCTCCTAAATCCTTCCCTGGGTTGGAGATAAATCTCTCCCTGTCTGAGCAGGCTTTGCAGGGACTGATCACAAATCCTGAGGGCACTGATGGGGCTTTCATCGCCTGTCAGAGTGTACTCATGAAGGACGAGCCCCGGATATACGCTCAGCCATCACCTTGTTTTAAAGACTCCTCCAGTATTTTCGACGGCAATACTCCCACAGCCTACGATGAACACACAATTCCAAGATCACAGGATGAGATTACACCTGAGTCAGGATCCTCTGGAGTTCTACCCGCCCTGCAGGAGGTGATCGATCTGCTCAAGGGGGAGTTTTCACTTAATAGCCGGCTGGATAATGAACACCAGGAATCCCCCATGG GGGAGTACATCTTTTCTCTGAAGGACCTCCCGTATCAAGTCTTTGCCAGTGTTGTTAAAGAAAGATTCTGCCATTTGTATTGGGAAGAAGATTTACTGGGAGTGCTGCACTGTCTGGTGAACCACAGCCAAGCCAAACT AGACTCTAACAAGCCGCTTCCATCAGAGGCGGAGGAAAGTGCTGAAACCACTCGACCCTCCAGCGCCGCCGTCTGTGAAGGCAACGAAGACGGCTGTTTACATGGTTGTCTGGACCTGAATGGAAACATTCAAACTGTTGGACCTTCAGCTGTTGACACTCGGGAAAGAAGATATGAGCCGACGTCTCATCCGGAGGAGGAGGGTGTGCTTCAGCCGGAGTTGAGATCGCAGCCTTACTATCAAG GCACCGAGAGGGTCGGTTCAAACGCTGGGGTCATGGAGGCTGGAGAGCACTCTACGGGAGGCAGCGATGAAAGCCCCTCTGAAGCCGAGTATCTGTCAGGCGGAGAGGCAGAGCTGTGCGGATCACAGGACTTGCAGACGAGCCCCGCTTGTTCTGAGGAGATGGAGGACAGCGACTCTCTGGTGTCAGAGAGACTCTTGTCTCCCGGATTCAGAGCCGAAGGACCTGGCCTGAGCTTCAGTCCCGCCTGGGCTTTAGCTCTCTATGGAGAGGACTACTTCGACCAGGATGTGGTCAAGTATGCCGTTAATCTGGGGCAACACACTGGAACACCAGGTCTGGATGTGAAAACACAG gagctgcagcagcagctgataaTCGAAACAAGGAACCTTAAGAGAACAAGAAATTTCTACCAGAAGCTGATCCAACAAGAGCGGAAAAATAAAG GTTGTGAGAGCAAAGTCATGCTGTCTAAACTGAAGTCACAGCTTGAAGAACTCCGGTCTAAAGTGGTCTTTCTAGATTCCGTCAAGCGATATCTTGAG ATCCAACGAATAGACCAGTGTGGACTGGATGTCTCTCTGTTGCCCTCCCTTGTCACCACTCTATCAGAGGAGTCTTTGGCCTTGAGCTTTGGAACCCGAGAAGGAAAAAGTGCCCTGCAAGCAGGAACTCCACTCGGCCTGATGACGTATCTCTACGCCAG AAACGCTGCAGTAGAGGGCTACATCCAGCAGTTCCTTTACAGTTTTCGTTTTTTCTGCACCCCTGatcagctgctgcagttcatCGTGGAAACCTATAGCAGTGCTGCAAG AGATGGACCAGATGTGTCAGACGACAGCTCCAAGATCCTCCACAGAAGCCTGGACCTGCTCCACTTGTGGATAACTGACTGTAAACAAGTGGACTTCCCGGTCAACTCCGCTCTTCGAAACGAATTGGAGGATTTCCTGAACACCGAG GTAATTCCCATTGACAGCAGAGGTGAGGTCATTCTCACGGCTCTTCACAGCTCTCCAAGTGACAACTGGAGCAAAGAACAAGATGGTCTCGTCAGatatgaggaagatgatgattcTTTAAAGCTCTACTCATCACCTGAAGAGCTCGGAAGAAGG TGGAGGTTCTCCAAGGTGGTGGAGCCGTCGACACCTAAAGACAACGCCTTCTCCATCGCTGCAGCATTGCCAGTTCCCTGCTACAGCTCCTTGCTGGACGATCTCTCCAACGTCTGTCTCCCTAGCGATGAGCGAGTCCCCTTCAGTCAGAAGGACTGCAGTGTCCAGCATGTAGCTCAGCAGCTCACCCTCCTGCAGCAG GAACTTTTCCAAAAATGCCACCCAGTTCATTTCCTCAACTCTCGAACACAAGGAGTGGGAAACAAAGCAGTCAATCCTACCAA GAATGCGTCTCACCACCTTTCACCAGTAGAGGGAGGCAGTGCACCTCCGTCTGAATCAGACTGTTTCCTCCCGCAGCTGCTCTCCTATGCAGACAAGGTGGCCAACTGGATCTCTGGTGAACTCGTCATCTGTGACTCTGTCAAG ACACAAGTCGCCCTGCTGTCCAAGTATCTGTGCGTCGGCAAGCACTGCTACGAGTCCAGGAACTTCGCCACTGCCATGCAGGTCCTGCGAGGACTGGAGAACGTGATCGTCAAGCAATTACCA GCTTGGAAACATCTGTCTGCTAAGGTGCTGGAGATCCTGGAGGAGCTGCAAgctgtgcag GTGTTTCTGAAAAGTGACGACTTGTGCCTGATGGGGGGAgagcacaggaggaggaggcccaccCTGCCGGCAGCTCACATCCTGGCCATGCACGTCCAGCAGCTGGAGATCGGCGCCTTCGCCCTCACCAGTGGAGCATACAAGTGGACCAAACTCAA GGGCATAGCCAAAGTGGTGAGTCAGGTTCACGCCTTTCAGGAGACGGCGTTCCCCTACAAATCGGACTGGAAGCTGCAGGCGTACCTCCGGCACCGCATCGCACAGCTGGGCAATTCGGATATTCACCTGCTGGCAGCTGGTAACAACGCGAACTTTCAGCAGAGCACGGAGCGACAGACCAAGAAGATCCAGGACACGCTGAGGCGAGTGAAGGCCACCTTCCAATGA